gcagatcttgtaatgaaattattaaccttacagaactctttagatcttggcatgaccacacacctcaataacaaagagaacaccagacactagatatgagaggtataaataagtccggttccacctgcactccctaagcaggttctaattttatggatttgaaaagtgtgataaatgtaggggtgtacttactttttccatgtgactgatctgttttttgttcatttaaattgggaaaattaataaaattttatgtcatttgatagagtatGTCAACTTTACTAAGAGAcaccgtttcaaagaggatcagatgtttgcttgtccaaatatgttttaaaaaacaaaacaaaaaaaaccaaacaatttccaaggggtgtacttactttttcacatgactgtaaatacCTGGATACTGCATTGGCTGGCTGTGATGCGTTGTCCAATGCTGCATGCTGCAATGCTGCCATGTTGGAGCGGTATAGAGTAATTGACCTGTTGTTGATCACGATCGTTACTGGAACATGTGCACGAGTAGTATAGACTTTATAGCTGTTGACATCATGCACTTAGACACAAGACTGTTACTAGACACGTAAGGCTTAGATTCAATTTGACAAAGTCTGATAATATCGCGTCATTACTAAACACTACTGCGGATAACAGTCTTGGAAATGCTTATTTTGTACAACAAACTTTATTCATTGAAGTCCAAAGTccaaataaaacactgaattcttctcacaattaattattcaatgACATAATAGACGCTGCAGTACTAATTGTGTGTTCATAGTGTAGAGTGCCAATATGGCGGATCTCGCTCTTCTAAACAGCGATCAATAGCAAACGCGATATCTTGGTATTCATATCTATGCAGCGCTGCATTGTGTTAAAGTAGAACTAGCATGCCGAAAGACGCTAGCCACCTTACTGCAGATTTGACCAACTGAACACAATTTAAAGTTAAACATAAAGCTCAAATGAGTTAATAATTCAGATCAGGTCAATCCTGTTCACTCTGCTGTGGAGATTAGATCTGTGTCCAGCGTGCACGATGCTATGGGACCCCAGGAGGTCCAGTATGGTTCGACCACCGGCTACAATAATGCTCATTTCTGCTACTGAAGGTTTTTAGTATAAGTGGTGAACCTGAACCTTTAACCATCCTTGAACTGCTGGAACATCACACCTACcgtaaatacacaaataaatatgcaaCCTAATATTCGGTTAAATCTAAAATGACAGCAGGCAAGAAAACACGTCTTATAGTCCGAAAAATACGGAATTTAAATCTGAGGCGTTAAATCGGAGTGTTTTAGTGCTGAACTCCAGATATGGACCAAACACAGCAGATCTGGTGTAAATGGGACGTGTCCCACTTACTGTGTGGTAGAAGCAGTGTTCATGTGAGGAGCTTCATCAGTTCTTCACAGACGCTGCAGCAGGGGGCGGGGCTCTGAGGTCATGTGACTCAGGCAGACAGGAAGCAGAGTTCGAGCCAGTCCCAGTGCTTCCAGAGCGTGATGAGGAAGAGGGTGAAGGCGACAGAGGAGGCGATGCGGGTGCGGGTCTTCATGAGCGGGGTGATGAAGTTGGCCACCGTGGAGACAAAGACGAGCAGCACAGCCATGAGAGCTAGCAGCACGCTAATGAGCTTCCCGAGCAGAGCGCGAGCGTTAGCGTTCTCCACACCCTCCAACTGCAccacctgctgctgctgctgctgcaactCCAGCTTACTGACACGTGTCAGACATGACTCCACTgcctcctgaacacacacacacacacacacacacgtcaagaTGTAAACATGGCTAATCAAATATGAGTGCCAATAAGATaccaatatgcaaatgaaggcCATACAGCGCTGTTTTATCAGGTGCAGGGGGAGGAGCATAAATCTGGATTTATAGATGATAAACACACTAGTGCTTCTGTGCTATCATTCGGCCTAATGACATTTTGACAACAATCTCATAATTATTAACAACTTTTATTAAcatacacaactgcactataatgggatgttcaatggacaggtgtccacatatttttggccatatactttATTCGTATAGAATATTAAATACTATGTGATGATCCTCGGCGCACGCTCGGGCACTTTCAACGTTCATAATAACATTATTCATTACATAATCTAATGTAtaacaataatgtattcattttcctgtggtgaagaaataaaaacggACCAATGAACTGAGACCCTCGAACATCtagttattgtgtgtgtgtgtgtgtgtgtgtgtgtgtgtgtgtgtgtgtgtgtacctgtatgtCTCGAGCTCTCTCATATGACTGGTAGGCCACCTTCTCCTCCATGCTGGCCAGCTCCTGTTTCAGGTTGCTCAGTTCGTTTTGATGGAGTTCACTCAGGTCATTCAGCTGCTCCTCCAAACGCTCGTACCTGctcaggtaaacacacacacacacacacacacacacacacctgagctcAGGCAATCTCCAGTATACATCACTACACACATGTACCTCAGTTACACACCTGTATGCACATATGTAGCTCAATAACTCATACTCCAGGCAGACACATACCTGTATATACCTGTATCCCCTTGAATCTGTACATATCTGAAACCCCCAACACACAACTGTATACTGACCTGTACTCCACATACACACCTGTATACACATCTGTATACACACCTCTACCCCACATACACACCTGCACCCCAcatacacacctatatacacacCTATACCTCACATAAACACCAGTATACACACCTGTCCCTCATATACACATCTGTATACACACCTGTCCCCCACATACACACCTGTATGCACACCTGTACCCCACATACACACCTGTATACACACCTGTCCCTCATATACACATCTGTATACACACCTGTCCCCCACATACACACCTGTATGCACACCTGCACCCCAcatacacacctatatacacacCTGTCCATCATATACACATCTGTATACACACCTGTCCCCCACATACACACCTGTATACACACTTGTCCATCATATACACATCTGTATACACACCTATCCCCCACATACACACCTGTATACACACCTGTATGCACACCTGTACCCCACATACACACCTGTACCCTCCACACACCTGTATCTCTCCTCCTGCAGGCACTGGGTCATGTAGGAGTAGTCACTCTGTAGTTGTGTCTTCATGTCCTCCATTGCGTCCTCCATCTGCACTTGACTGGCTTTGATCTCCTGTAGTCCCAACAGCAGAGCATCCCATGATGCAGAcgtgtgatgatggtgatgatgatgatgatgatggtgtccATCCATTCGTGGGCTTCCCATGCAGATGGCCCCACCTACTCCAGAGTTGCTCCCAGCCCCAGACCCGGAGGTACCACTGGAGCACTCATCGTCACTGCCATACTTGGGGCTGGAGACGAGCGTGGCACTGCCACTGAGTGCACGAGGGGGCGTGTCCTCTGTATGTCCAGGTCCTAAACTGTCCTTCAGGTGGGTGATGTTGTCTGCACTGCCAAACTTGTTACGTATGAGTGCAGAGACTCCACCCCTCACACCCTCAACCACGCCTCCTCCGAAGCCACTGATGCCGGCCCGCACATTGGCTCCGACGTCCTTCAGGCCCTGCTGCATGTCCCGCAAGACGTCTTTGGGCTGACGCGCCAAACCGTTCTGCAAGAGATCCAAGTGTCACAgttacacacctgtacacaagTGTTACATTACAGTTCACCAGTTTTACACCTGCACCCCATTTACATACCTGTATACACATCTGTACCCATTTGCACACCTGTATACACATCTGTACCCATTTACACACCTGTATACACACCTGCACCCCATTTGCATACCTGTATACACATCTGTACCCCATTTACACACCTGTATACACATCTGTACGTATTTACACACCTGTATACACACCTGCACCCCATTTACATACCTGTATACACATCTGTACCCATTTGCACACCTGTATACACATCTGTACGTATTTACACACCTGTATACACATCTGTACCCCATTTACACACCTGTGTACACATCTGTACCCATTTACACACCTGTGTACACATCTGTACCCCATTTACACACCTGTTccaagtttacacacacactgacctgctCGATTTCTTTGAGCTTTTTGTGGTAGTGTTCGAGTTTTTTGTGCAGGTGTGCGATGGTTTGTGCAGATTTCTGGTTCTTCTTCTCGAAGACGTGTTTGATGCGTGATGCTTGCTGTTTGTCGGCGTTGTGAGCGAGTTTCAGATACTCGGCCACGTTGTTGTCGCGCGCCTCCTGTTCCACACGGATTTGCTCTGTGATCTTCAGAATCTTCTGCTGCAGGTGTTCCAAAGCAGCGCGTGTTCGCTGCCCCTCCCCTGGGCCCTCCCCCTGCCATGATCCCGCCCCCAACACAGACCCCGCCCCCTCCACGCTGATGTTCCCCTCTGAGCCGCCATGGGGCACTGAGGGGGGCAAAGGCAACGTCGACACCTCACTCTTATCCagctgtaatacacacacacacacacacacacacacacacacttagctaCACAGCTAGAGAACACTGGATACTTTATTATGTAAatgtagaaacacacacacacacacacacacacacacacacacacacatacacacacttacatctCTTTCTGCCTAAGtgtctcttcttcttttgtgtatgtgtgtgtgtgtgtgtgtgtgtgtgtgtgtgtgtgtgtgtgtctatggaaCCTCATCATGAGACTCTGCTCAGTGGGGAATTTCAGGACACAGTcgatcgcacacacacacacacgcacacacacacacacacacattatgtttTCTATCTATCTTGTATATTGATATAATGACTCTGATTATAACCTCAACAGcaagaaataaaagctttttttgatgaaaagattatttattttttgagtaCATTtgacacatgtacacacttcaTCATCCACTGCCtctgacgcacacacacacacacacacacacacacacacagtctggaATCATGATCAGCGCTAAAACCAGAGACACAGACCTCCTTCTGAAAGAAAACGATAAATGTGGAGCAACAGAAGAGGAAAACGTAGACGAAGGCAGACATACAGACTGAAAATGGGATGAAAAACAGAGCAATACGGGTTTTAAAAACTGGGTTACTGTGCAAAAACACAGCACtgattcacacacccacacacacacacacacacacacacacacacacacacacattaaacatgGCTGCAGTGTGTGATGAGGTGTTAgagaacagaaacacacacagaggctttgatgttactgtgtgtgtgaacatggcCATGAGTGGCTTGTGCAGAGGATCAtgggtaaaaacaaacagatgctggtgatgatgatgatgctggtgatgatgatgatgatgatgatgatgaagggtAGTTGAGGAAACGTTACCATACTATTTAGTCCCGGATCAGTCGGATGAGTGCAGCTCTGTTTGTGAAgcccatccctctctctatcgtGCCAtcatccctccctctccctccctctccctcccaaATCCACTCTGTCGTTCTCTCTGAGCTTATCTGTCGCTCCACAGCCTCTCGGTGCTGCACCTCCTCCTCCCAGCCATCCCTCGCTCCTCTCCGTCTTTATTCTCCTCTGCTTTGTGTCTCAGTCGCTCGTCTCGCTGTCTAACGACCCGCGCAATCCGTGTCTCCCTCAAACACCACCGCTGCTCCCGCTGCTCCGGTGCATGtgatggggtgggggggaaggGAGAGATTAGCGCAGGCGCATTAATGCCTCAGAGTGGGGAGAGGTtgagaagagacagagagagagaaagagagagagagagagagagagagagagagagagagagaggagaagtgAAGAGGAAGATTAGCGCAGGCGCATTAATGCCTCAAAGGGTGGAGAGAGgttgagagaaagacacagagagagacacagagagagagacacagagagagagagagagagagagagagagacacacagagagagacacacacacataaagagacacagagagagacacacacacagagacacagagagagacacagagagagagacacacacacacggagacacagagacagagagagacacacacagagagagacacagagagacagaaagagacacagagagagacacacacacagagacagagacacacacagagagacaaacacacagagagacacacacagagaaagagacacagagagacagagacacacacagagagacacagacacagagagagacacagagagagacacacagagagagacacacatagagagacacagagacacacacagacacagagagagacacagagagagacacacatatagagagagacacagagagagacacagagagagagacacacacagagacacacagacacagacacacagagagacacagagagagagagacacacagagacacacacacacacggagacccagagacacaaagagacacagcgagagagacacacacagacacacacacacacaaagacacagagagagacacagagagacacagagagagagagcgagagagattacCATGGTATCATCTCAAACATACAAACACTGCAGCATTCATgcagatccacacacacacacacacacacacacacacacacgcacacacacacacgcacacacacacacacaacgctaACACTAATGCTAACAACATCATCTATGAACATGCC
This window of the Ictalurus furcatus strain D&B chromosome 21, Billie_1.0, whole genome shotgun sequence genome carries:
- the tmcc2 gene encoding transmembrane and coiled-coil domains protein 2 produces the protein MLDKSEVSTLPLPPSVPHGGSEGNISVEGAGSVLGAGSWQGEGPGEGQRTRAALEHLQQKILKITEQIRVEQEARDNNVAEYLKLAHNADKQQASRIKHVFEKKNQKSAQTIAHLHKKLEHYHKKLKEIEQNGLARQPKDVLRDMQQGLKDVGANVRAGISGFGGGVVEGVRGGVSALIRNKFGSADNITHLKDSLGPGHTEDTPPRALSGSATLVSSPKYGSDDECSSGTSGSGAGSNSGVGGAICMGSPRMDGHHHHHHHHHHHTSASWDALLLGLQEIKASQVQMEDAMEDMKTQLQSDYSYMTQCLQEERYRYERLEEQLNDLSELHQNELSNLKQELASMEEKVAYQSYERARDIQEAVESCLTRVSKLELQQQQQQVVQLEGVENANARALLGKLISVLLALMAVLLVFVSTVANFITPLMKTRTRIASSVAFTLFLITLWKHWDWLELCFLSA